In the genome of Coxiella burnetii, the window TATAAACAATCAAAGAAGGAACATAAATGATGATAAAAATAGTTCAAACCAAACTGCAAATTACGCAAGGCGGCCAGTTTCCAACCCCTAATTCTAGTATCTTCTTTTGGGAAGCGACTATGTTAAAATATCCATTGAGGGATTGAATATGACACAGAAGGAAAAGAACGAAACTTGCATTCACGTTACTGTATCAGGCAAAGTGCAAGGTGTATTTTTTCGCGAGAGCGTGCGTAAGAAAGCGGAAGAGCTTCAATTAACAGGATGGGTGAAAAACCTTTCCCACGGAGACGTTGAACTGGTGGCCTGCGGGGAGCGCGATTCCATTATGATTTTGACCGAATGGTTATGGGAGGGTCCTCCACAAGCTGCAGTCAGTAATGTGAATTGGGAAGAAATCGTCGTCGAAGATTATAGCGATTTTCGGGTGAGATGATTAACGAAATCACTTAAGTCTTCAAAAATAGGTACGTCTTCTAACCCTTCGCCGTTAGCTATCGTTTTTTCACCGTTACCTGTTTTTACCAAAACGGGCAGACACCCCGCTGCTCTCGCGGCTTGTATATCCCGCAAGCTGTCTCCCACCAATGCGGTTCCCTTTAATTTTTGAGGGAAATCTTCAGCAATCAAATGCAGCAATCCTGGCTTAGGTTTGCGACAGGGGCAATTGGCTTGCGGTGCATGGGGACAAAAATAAATACCAGCCACTCGACCGCCTGCTTTCGCTAATTCTCGTCGCATTTTTTCATGAATCGCTTCGAGCATATCCAACGAATAATAACCGCGATCAACGCCTGATTGATTCGTAGCAATGACAACTTGGTAGCCAACTTCATTCAAACGGGCAATCGCAGAAAGACTGCCGGGAATCGGAATCCATTCATCGGGATTTTTAATATAATTTTCCGAATCGTAATTAATCACGCCATCGCGATCTAAAATAATTAATTTTTCTTCATCCAACATATTAATCTTCTCTCAACCAAAAACGGTTTTGCCCGGAATTAATTTATCGCCATGGGCGTTAATAAAATCGCCGGCTGAACAAACCCGCTTACCCGGTAATTGTAACTGATGGAGCCGCAAAATGCCGCTCCCCGCTGCGATAGAAATACCCTTCTTGTCAGCGTCAACCAAAACCCCTGGCTCAAAGTCCGTTTTTTCATCGACAACCGTCGCTCGCCAAATCCGCATCGGCTGACCTTCAAAATAAGTAAATGCGATGGGCGTCGGATTGAATGCGCGCACTTGTCGCGCTATTTCCACCGCCGATTTTCGCCAATCAATCAACGCTTCTTGCTTTTGAATTTTCGATGCGTAGGTAGCTGACGCTTCATCTTGTTTTTCTAATTTAATATCGCCTTTTTCTAATTTAGCCAACGACTCCAACAGCAAATCCGCTCCGATCAATGAAAGACGGTCATGTAAATCAGCCGCGGTATCTTCGGATGAAATAACACACGCGCTTTTAGCAAGCACATCGCCAGTATCCAACCCCTCATTCATTTGCATAATACTAATGCCCGTTTCCCGATCGCCCGCTAAAATAGCACGCTGAATAGGTGCCGCACCGCGCCATCGGGGCAATAGCGAAGCATGAACATTCACGCACCCTAACCGAAAAGCATTTAATGCCTTCTTAGGTAATATCAATCCATACGCCACCACGACCATTACGTCTGCATTCATTGCAATTAATTTTTCTTGCTCCACCTCATCCCGCAACGAAAAAGGCTGGATAATAGGTATTTCATTTTGCCTTGCTATTTCCTTAACGGGACTTTCCATGATTTTTTGCCCTCGCCCAGAAGGACGATCCGGCTGCGTATATACGGCTAAGACACGATGAGAAGAATCAATCAACGCGCGAAGTGTTGGGACCGCAAATTGTGGCGTTCCGGCGAAAACGATTTTAAGCGACATGAACTCTCAACTTCTATTAATTTGTAAGTTTCCCTGAATAAAGCAAAGCAAAATCCAAGAGCAAGAGCTCTCCTGATCAACCCATCCAAAAAACACGGTTCCCTGGCAATTGGCTCGCTGAAAAAAATGAACAGAGTTCCCGTATTTCGCTTCGCTGCATACGGGCTACCCTTTCATTATCACTGTATTGCAACCTCCCTTCAATGCACTATTATTTTTCGCCATGCCAAATTCTCAATTAGACCCAGAATGGACGACAGCGCCGAACCACCATATTTTGACGCTCGATCATCCCTCCTACCCTACTTTATTGAAGGAAATCCCCGATCCGCCCAAAAAGCTCTACATCATGGGTGACCCTTTGATATTAAATCAGCCGCAATTTGCCATCGTCGGCAGCCGTAATCCAACCGTCACCGGCTGCGAAATCGCACAAGAAATGGCAGAGAAACTCGTTCAAGCTGGTTTTCACATCACCAGCGGCCTTGCACTTGGCATCGATGCCGCAAGTCACCGCGGGGCTTTAAAAGCAGGAGGCCAAACCATAGCCGTACTCGGCAGCGGCTTAACTAACATATATCCTCCACGCCACCACCGTCTGGCGGAACAAATTTCCCAAAAAGGCGCCCTCGTCTCAGAATTCCCGCTAACCATGCCGCCACTCCCCACCAACTTCCCTCGCCGCAACCGCATCATCATCGGATTAAGCCTCGGTACGCTCGTGGTGGAAGCTACCCTTGGCTCAGGCTCTCTGATCACCGCGAAATTAGCCGCCGAACAAAACCGGGAAGTTTTCGCCATCCCGGGTTCAATCCGAAACCCTCTTTCTCAGGGATGCCATGCTCTCATCAAAGAGGGCGCTAAACTGGTTGATTCTATAGGGGATATTATTGCAGAATTGAGTTATGAGGCTACGGGCGCTAGCGCCCCGATTCAAGCACTTGATAAGAATGAACACAAACTGTTAGAGTGCATCGGATTTGAGGTCACTTCCATTGATCAACTGATCGCTCGAAGTGGCTTTTCGGCTTCCATCGTAGCTTCGTTATTGTTAAGGATAGAATTGCAAGGCTACATTAAATCAAGACCTGGCGGTGTTATACGAGTGAAGTGATGAAAGACGAAAGTGTATTAAACGTATTAATGTATTTATTTAAAAACCATATGCAAGAAAATTGCACCCTGGATTTAGGAGAAAAAAAACTTCTGGTCCAATTAGAAGAACTCGGATTCCACCGCACTGTCATCGACCAAGCCCTGAGCTGGCTCAATAACCTCTCCTACTCAGGTCGCGAACCCATGCAACTCCCCCAAAAAAACTCATTTCGTGTTTTCAGCGATTACGAATGCGACCTATTAGATACCGAATGTCGTCGCTTCCTAATCACCTTGGAACAACAGGCAATACTTAACCCTCACACCCGAGAGCTCGTTATCAATCAAGCTCTTGAACTTTCCTGCGAAGGAATTGACGTAAGTCTTCTCAAATGGGTGACCTTAATGGTTCTTTTTAATCAATCCAGTGAGAAAGAAGCCTTAGCCAGCATGGAACTGCTGGTTCTTGACGACACAGTAGGTGGTATACATTAATCATGGTTAAATCTTTAGTCGTGGTCGAATCGCCTGCCAAAGCGAAAACGATAGAAAAATATTTAGGCAAAGACTTTAAAGTCATGGCCTCCTATGGTCACGTGCGCGATCTTATTCCCAAAGAAGGCGCCGTCGATCCCGAGGATCATTTTAAAATGCATTATCAAGCCATTGAGCGAAATATTCGACACATGGATGCCATCGCCAAAGCGCTCAAACCTTGCCATAACTTATATCTCGCCACCGACCCCGATCGCGAAGGAGAGGCCATTGCGTGGCATGTCAAACAAATGCTGGAAAGCCGAAATGGTTTAAAAGACAAAAAATTTTCACGCGTTGTCTTCCATCAAATTACTAAAAAAGCCGTTCAACATGCCATTGAAAATCCGCGCGATATTTCCATGGACCTCGTGAACGCACAACAAGCACGACGCGCATTGGATTATTTAGTCGGTTTTAATCTGTCGCCGTTGCTGTGGAAAAAAATTCGTCCCGGTTTATCTGCCGGGCGCGTGCAAAGTCCCGCGCTTCGTTTGATCGTCGAAAGAGAAATTGAAATTGAAAATTTTGAAAGTCAGGAATATTGGACTATACACGCCGACTGTCACGCGCAACAACAACCTTTTGACGCGCGTTTAATCGAATTTCAAGGTGAAAAGCTCGAACAGTTTTCAATTGTCAATGAAAAACAAGCCCACGAAACACGTGATGCCATTACACAAGCCGCCAACGGAAAATTGACAGTTGCTAAAGTCGTTAAACGCGAACGAAAACGAAATCCAGCGCCCCCTTTTATTACTTCAACCATGCAGCAAGAAGCCGCACGCAAACTCGGTTTTTCTGCTTCAAAAACCATGCAAATCGCTCAACAATTGTATGAAGGCGTTAATCTCGGTGAAGAAGGCGCGATGGGTTTAATCACTTATATGCGAACCGATTCTGTCACGCTTGCATCCGAAGCGTTACAAGAAATTCGTCAATTAATCGAAGAAAAATACGGCCAAGAAAATGTACCCGAACAAACACGGATTTATAAAACCAAATCAAAAAACGCGCAAGAAGCGCACGAAGCTATTCGTCCTACCTCGGCGTTTCGCACTCCCGAAAATTTAAAAAAATATTTAAATAGCGATCAATTAAAACTTTACACATTAATTTGGAAACGAACGATCGCCTGTCAAATGATCGAAGCGACTTTACATACCGTGGCCGTCGATTTAAAGGCTCCCAATGCGATTTTTCGGGCTAACGGTTCAACCATTGTAAAACCGGGATTTATCTCGGTTTATCAAGAAACTTTCGATGACAAGAAAAAAGAAGAAGAAAGCGATAGCAAAATGCTTCCACCGTTGGAAGAAGGTCAAACCGTTGACGTTAATGAAATTAAAAGCGAGCAACATTTCACTGAGCCTCCACCTCGTTACACCGAAGCCAGTTTAGTAAAAGCGCTTGAGGAATACGACATCGGCCGACCTTCTACTTATGCCAGCATTATTGCGACTTTGAAAAACCGTAAATACGTCGATGTGGATAATAAACGTTTTATTGCCACTGATGTTGGCCGCATCGTTAACCGTTTCCTTACGCATTATTTCACTAAATACGTTGATTATGGATTCACCGCTAAATTAGAAGACGAACTCGACGACATTGCCCGCGGCGAAAAAACGTGGATTCCCGTTTTAGAAACCTTTTGGTCACCGTTTAAAAATTTGGTGGACGTCACAGAAAAAACAGTTAAGCGTAGCGATGTGACGCAAGAAAAAATTGATGAAAAATGCCCAAAATGCAGCGCTCAATTATCCATTCGGCTAGGTAGGCGCGGACGTTTTATCGGTTGCACGGCTTATCCCGATTGTGATTATACACGCAACCTCACTGAAATTGCGGCTGAAGCTCAAGCCGTACTCGAAGGGCGCCAATGCCCAGAATGTCAATCCAATTTAATTATAAAAATGGGCCGTTATGGAAAATTTATTGGTTGTAGTGGTTATCCTAATTGCAAATACATGGAACCCTTAGAAAAACCAAAAGACACCAATGTAACTTGTCCAAAATGTAAAAAAGGCACCATCCTACAACGCAAATCTCGTCGCGGCAAAATTTTTTATTCCTGCGCCCGGTACCCCGACTGCGACTACGCTCTTTGGAACGAACCCGTTGCCGAAGCTTGCCCCAAATGCGGCTGGCCTATTTTATCGATAAAAACAACAAAAAGTCGCGGCACAGAAAAAGTATGCCCCCAAAAAAGTTGTAACTTTATAGAGGCATACGATGGAGACAAACCATCACTCGATTAATTTTCTTTAAGAAATGAATAAAAGCACGGCCATCGAAGCGGGCGGATTTTTTTTAAGCGGACCGCAAGCCGCCGGGACGACGACTTCCGAGTCCTCAGGAACGAATTCACGGCGTGTCCGCTTAAAAGAATCCACCCACTTCGATGGCAGAACGATTATTAAGTAATAAATACACAATCACTATCGAATAATTACGGAGATAAACCGATGAACAAAATTTTTGTGGCTATTTTAATGGGCTCCGACAGCGATCTAAGCACCATGGAAACTGCTTTTACTGAATTAAAATCGTTGGGTATTCCGTTTGAAGCTCATATTCTTTCTGCTCATCGCACTCCCAAGGAAACTGTCGAATTTGTAGAAAATGCTGACAACCGCGGCTGCGCCGTCTTCATCGCAGCCGCCGGCCTCGCCGCCCATCTCGCTGGCACCATTGCTGCACATACCCTCAAGCCAGTAATCGGCGTGCCAATGGCCGGTGGCAGTCTTGGCGGATTAGATGCATTATTATCAACAGTACAAATGCCAGGCGGCGTTCCCGTTGCTTGCACAGCGATTGGAAAAGCGGGTGCGAAAAATGCAGCCATCTTAGCAGCGCAAATTATTGCCCTCCAGGATAAAAGCATCGCACAAAAGTTAGTGCAACAACGGACGGCAAAACGTGAAACGCTAAAAAAGGCGGATGAAAATCTACAAACTCAGTTATAAACATGGACGATTATACCCAGTCAATCAACGACGCGGTTAAATGCTTACGCCAAGGCGGAGTAATCGCTTATCCCACAGAAGCCGTTTACGGTTTAGGCTGCGATCCCTTCAATCACGATGCTGTCGCTCAATTACTGACAATTAAGAAACGCTCGATAAAAAAGGGGTTCATTCTCATCGCTTCCGAATGGAAGCAAGTCGAACCGCTCACCGAGCCCATCGACCCTAAAGCGTTGGCGCGGGTGTTCGATACGTGGCCAGGGCCCTTCACCTGGACCTTTCCTGCCAGCAAAGAAGCGCCTCATTGGATAACCGGACAACATTCAACCATCGCTATTCGCGTCACCGCACATCCCCTTGCTAAACTCCTTTGCCAACGATTCGCAGGCCCCTTAATTTCCTCCAGCGCCAACCAAGAAGGGGAGCCTCCCATTCGCGATGTAAAAATTCTTCGCCTGGTATTCGGCAACAAAATCGATAAAATTTTAGAAGGCCCCCTTGGCCCCACCCATCGTCCCACGCCCATACGCGACGCAATAACGGGCGAAATTTTGCGTTTATAAAATCCACATCATTATCCACTGTGTAAAGACTAAAAAACCTTAAACCCATATCCGCGCGCAGGCGCATAGGCGTCAACTTAAGCATAAAACCCCTAATGACTGTAAAGTTGATGCTCTCTTTCGCCTTGTTCCTTTCAAAGCTCCTTGATACAACGGTCCCTATCATTGGTGAAGCGTGAAAAACTTAAAACCCGTCGTCCTCCCGCGTAGGCCGTCTGCTGTAGTATTGAAGAATACAAAACCTTCACGGCCGAGTCGGGAGGACCCAGATTAAGGGGCTAAGAAAAACACCAATGGCGCTTTTCTTAGCTTTTTAGCCGGGATTCCCGTGACTTCGGCCGTGAAAGCCCTCGATTCTCTGTCTATCGGTAGACGGCCTACGCACGGGAACGACGGACATTTTTCAACTACTTGATATTCCCTCTTTACCTCGCTCGCTACGTTGACGCCTATGCGCGCAGGCGGGAATGGCAAAGCTAACCTTGAAGACGCGGGTGCAATTAAAAGCGTAGGTTTTCAACAAGTAGCCTGTATGAGCGAAGCGAAATACAGGGAAACAATGATGTCGTCTATCGCCCCGTAGTTCATTCCAACTTTTCTAAAAGCAGCAAGGGAAGAGGATTGCGATCGACTAATTAAATAAAAAACATCAGCAGAAACTCAACCAGACTTAGAAAATAACTCAGAAAACAATTCGTCTAACTTACTAACCACTTCACTTACTTCAATTAATTTCATCGCGTTAGACGAATGCACACGCTCGTGCCATGACACCTTCGCCGGATCTTTTTTCAAAATTGTTTTTACCGCAAGAGGGTATTTATTAACGACCCATCGTTGAGAAAAATAAGGGCCCGTTTTTTCTGGCGGGGCTACCGCATATAATCCAACCACCGGCGTCCCCATTGCCTGAGCGATGTGTAAAGGCCCTGTGTCTGGAGACAATAAAACATCTACTTCGTCCAATAAGGCAGTCAACCGTTTCAACGAACTTTTTCCCACTAAATTAAGGCTAGGCGCGTCCAGCTGATCACTGATTTCTTGAGCCATTTTTTTCTCTAACGAACTTGTTCCCCCTATTAATACCACATTAAAATCCCACTGTTTTTTTAATTGGTTCACCACCGCGGCGTAACGTTCACTCAACCAATTACGTTCCACTTTACTGGCGCCAGGACAAATCGCGACCCATTTCCCTGGAAATGACGCCAATTGGGATTTCGCCCATTCTCGATCGCTTTCCTCTACCGGCAGCCGCCAATCAATTTCTTTATCAAAGATTCCAAAAGGTTCTGCAAATCGCAAAAAACTTTCAACTAAATGCTCAGGCTTCGCGGTTACTGTTTTATTAACAAACCAACGTTGTAAATCGCGGCTATGTAATTTTCCATAGCCATACTTAACTTTCGCTCGAGTCAACGCACACAGAATATTAGAACGCAAAGTCGCTTGCGGAACGAGCAACGCGTCAAAATAATAAGATTTGAATTGAAGGTAACAACCCCAATAATCGGCAATGGTTTTTGGCTTATCAATAACAATAAATTTAACGTTTGACAGACCTTCAACCAGCGAATAAAGAGGGCGACTAATAATCCAATAAATTTCAGTCTGAGGCAGATGTTTTTGTAACAGACGCACCAATGGAACGGTAAGACAAATATCGCCGAGAGCGCCCAACCTTAAAATTCCAATAGAACGAATAACATTACCCATAACAGCTCTAATGAACCTCTGAAAGTAATTCCACCGTCGCGCACAAACCACCATTGGGTCGATTCGTTAAAATTACTTTTCCATTGTGGTCAGAAATAATATCCCGCGTAACCGCCAAACCTAACCCAACACCTCCCGTGTCTCGCGAGCGGGAATGTTCACCGCGATAAAAGGGTTCAAACACCTGCTCTAATTCCTTTTCAGCAATTCCTGGGCCATCGTCTTCAATCAGAACCTTCACTCGATTCTGCCGCCATTGAATACGAACGTTGACATTCTTCGCATAACGAATAGCATTATTTAATAAATTAGTAAACGCTCGTTTTAATGCGCTGGCTCGGCCCAATATTTTAATCCGCTGGGGATGGCTGTGGAATTGAATGTTGTATCCCATGTCCTGCATGGATTCAACCAACGAACAAACGAGGGAGACTAAATCAAGGTTAACTTTGGCATTATCAGCAAAATCATCCCGAGCAAAAGATAACGTCTCATTAATCATAACCTCCATTTCATTTAAATCTTTTACCAACGCATTGCGCGTCGTGGAATTATCGAGAAATTGAGCACGTAATTTCATTCGGGTGATGGGCGTTCGCAAATCATGCGAAATCGCCGCTAGCATTTGCGTGCGATTTCGAATTAAATCTTGAATCCGCTGCTGCATCCGATTCATCGCCCTTGCGGCTTCTTGCACCACCGACGGACCATCAATCGGCACAGGTTGGGTATTTAAATCCATGCTTAATCGCTCGGCCGCGCGCCGAAAATTTTCAATCGGACGGGTAAAGCGATTAATGGACCAGATTAAAATTAGAATAAAACCAAAAGCGACGATTTCGAATACAAAGAACATTAACTGTCTTAAAAGAAAATGAGTGTATAAAGTGGCATTGATATTCAGCCATTGATCTTTGGTTAACAGAATTGAAACGGCAAATGCACCCAATTGCTTGCGTAACGCTCCATTGATTTGCCAAAAAGAAATATCTTGAAATTGCAAGGCAAATTGGGGTTTGCTTGAGATGGACGCTTTCATATCGGGATCATTCATTGCTGCAATCGCTTTCGCGCGTTCTTCGACCGGCGTCGCTTCTAATAAATTAATCACGTTAATAATTTTTTGAATCATCGCGTCGCGATCGGCTGCGCGTCGTGCATGACGGCTATCGTTAATATAAAACGTCATGGTGATAAGGTGCGCAACAATAATGACGCATAAAATGGCAAAAGCGCTAGTGCCACTGACGTGGCGCGCAAATTTATCGACAATGCACATCATCATAGTCTTTGCTTTCGAACAACTTCCGCCGCTAACACATAGCCACCGCCACGGATGGTTTTGATGATTTGGGGATTTTTAGGATCTTGTTCCAACTTGTGCCGCAGCCGGCTAATTTGAATATCTATGCTGCGGTCAAACGGCCCCGCTTCGCGATTTTTAGTTAAATCCAATAATTTATCGCGGCTTAACACTTGTTGTGAACGTTGCACCAGTGCGTGCAATAAATCAAACTCACCACTACTCAAAGTAATTTCTAAGCTGTCGGGAGACTTCAAACGGCGCTCAGCGGGGTCTAACGACCACCCCGCAAACTCATAAATGACCCGCTCATTTGTCCCGATTCCATTCAGGGAGCCACCTCCTCCCTGGCTGCGCCGCAAAATCGCCCTGACTCGCGCCAGTAATTCCCGCGGATTAAAAGGCTTGCTTAAATAATCATCCGCTCCCATCTCCAAACCCAAAATCCGATCCACCTCTTCACTAATGGCCGTGAGCATAAGAATAGGGATGGTCGAATTAGCGCGCATTTGACGACACAGCGTTAAACCATCATCTCCTGGCATCATGATGTCAAGAATAACGAGATCCACGGCTTGCTTGAGCAGAATGGCCTGCATTTCGCTTCCATCCTTCGCCAAGCTGGCCTCAAAACCATGGCGGCGGAGAAATTTACCTAGAAGATCTCGAATATCGCTGTCGTCATCGACGATGAGGATGTGTGAAG includes:
- a CDS encoding L-threonylcarbamoyladenylate synthase; amino-acid sequence: MDDYTQSINDAVKCLRQGGVIAYPTEAVYGLGCDPFNHDAVAQLLTIKKRSIKKGFILIASEWKQVEPLTEPIDPKALARVFDTWPGPFTWTFPASKEAPHWITGQHSTIAIRVTAHPLAKLLCQRFAGPLISSSANQEGEPPIRDVKILRLVFGNKIDKILEGPLGPTHRPTPIRDAITGEILRL
- the dprA gene encoding DNA-processing protein DprA; protein product: MQPPFNALLFFAMPNSQLDPEWTTAPNHHILTLDHPSYPTLLKEIPDPPKKLYIMGDPLILNQPQFAIVGSRNPTVTGCEIAQEMAEKLVQAGFHITSGLALGIDAASHRGALKAGGQTIAVLGSGLTNIYPPRHHRLAEQISQKGALVSEFPLTMPPLPTNFPRRNRIIIGLSLGTLVVEATLGSGSLITAKLAAEQNREVFAIPGSIRNPLSQGCHALIKEGAKLVDSIGDIIAELSYEATGASAPIQALDKNEHKLLECIGFEVTSIDQLIARSGFSASIVASLLLRIELQGYIKSRPGGVIRVK
- a CDS encoding acylphosphatase; translated protein: MTQKEKNETCIHVTVSGKVQGVFFRESVRKKAEELQLTGWVKNLSHGDVELVACGERDSIMILTEWLWEGPPQAAVSNVNWEEIVVEDYSDFRVR
- a CDS encoding response regulator encodes the protein MTGTSHILIVDDDSDIRDLLGKFLRRHGFEASLAKDGSEMQAILLKQAVDLVILDIMMPGDDGLTLCRQMRANSTIPILMLTAISEEVDRILGLEMGADDYLSKPFNPRELLARVRAILRRSQGGGGSLNGIGTNERVIYEFAGWSLDPAERRLKSPDSLEITLSSGEFDLLHALVQRSQQVLSRDKLLDLTKNREAGPFDRSIDIQISRLRHKLEQDPKNPQIIKTIRGGGYVLAAEVVRKQRL
- a CDS encoding DUF494 domain-containing protein; the protein is MMKDESVLNVLMYLFKNHMQENCTLDLGEKKLLVQLEELGFHRTVIDQALSWLNNLSYSGREPMQLPQKNSFRVFSDYECDLLDTECRRFLITLEQQAILNPHTRELVINQALELSCEGIDVSLLKWVTLMVLFNQSSEKEALASMELLVLDDTVGGIH
- the gmhB gene encoding D-glycero-beta-D-manno-heptose 1,7-bisphosphate 7-phosphatase, yielding MLDEEKLIILDRDGVINYDSENYIKNPDEWIPIPGSLSAIARLNEVGYQVVIATNQSGVDRGYYSLDMLEAIHEKMRRELAKAGGRVAGIYFCPHAPQANCPCRKPKPGLLHLIAEDFPQKLKGTALVGDSLRDIQAARAAGCLPVLVKTGNGEKTIANGEGLEDVPIFEDLSDFVNHLTRKSL
- a CDS encoding ATP-binding protein, whose product is MMMCIVDKFARHVSGTSAFAILCVIIVAHLITMTFYINDSRHARRAADRDAMIQKIINVINLLEATPVEERAKAIAAMNDPDMKASISSKPQFALQFQDISFWQINGALRKQLGAFAVSILLTKDQWLNINATLYTHFLLRQLMFFVFEIVAFGFILILIWSINRFTRPIENFRRAAERLSMDLNTQPVPIDGPSVVQEAARAMNRMQQRIQDLIRNRTQMLAAISHDLRTPITRMKLRAQFLDNSTTRNALVKDLNEMEVMINETLSFARDDFADNAKVNLDLVSLVCSLVESMQDMGYNIQFHSHPQRIKILGRASALKRAFTNLLNNAIRYAKNVNVRIQWRQNRVKVLIEDDGPGIAEKELEQVFEPFYRGEHSRSRDTGGVGLGLAVTRDIISDHNGKVILTNRPNGGLCATVELLSEVH
- the topA gene encoding type I DNA topoisomerase, whose protein sequence is MVKSLVVVESPAKAKTIEKYLGKDFKVMASYGHVRDLIPKEGAVDPEDHFKMHYQAIERNIRHMDAIAKALKPCHNLYLATDPDREGEAIAWHVKQMLESRNGLKDKKFSRVVFHQITKKAVQHAIENPRDISMDLVNAQQARRALDYLVGFNLSPLLWKKIRPGLSAGRVQSPALRLIVEREIEIENFESQEYWTIHADCHAQQQPFDARLIEFQGEKLEQFSIVNEKQAHETRDAITQAANGKLTVAKVVKRERKRNPAPPFITSTMQQEAARKLGFSASKTMQIAQQLYEGVNLGEEGAMGLITYMRTDSVTLASEALQEIRQLIEEKYGQENVPEQTRIYKTKSKNAQEAHEAIRPTSAFRTPENLKKYLNSDQLKLYTLIWKRTIACQMIEATLHTVAVDLKAPNAIFRANGSTIVKPGFISVYQETFDDKKKEEESDSKMLPPLEEGQTVDVNEIKSEQHFTEPPPRYTEASLVKALEEYDIGRPSTYASIIATLKNRKYVDVDNKRFIATDVGRIVNRFLTHYFTKYVDYGFTAKLEDELDDIARGEKTWIPVLETFWSPFKNLVDVTEKTVKRSDVTQEKIDEKCPKCSAQLSIRLGRRGRFIGCTAYPDCDYTRNLTEIAAEAQAVLEGRQCPECQSNLIIKMGRYGKFIGCSGYPNCKYMEPLEKPKDTNVTCPKCKKGTILQRKSRRGKIFYSCARYPDCDYALWNEPVAEACPKCGWPILSIKTTKSRGTEKVCPQKSCNFIEAYDGDKPSLD
- the purE gene encoding 5-(carboxyamino)imidazole ribonucleotide mutase codes for the protein MNKIFVAILMGSDSDLSTMETAFTELKSLGIPFEAHILSAHRTPKETVEFVENADNRGCAVFIAAAGLAAHLAGTIAAHTLKPVIGVPMAGGSLGGLDALLSTVQMPGGVPVACTAIGKAGAKNAAILAAQIIALQDKSIAQKLVQQRTAKRETLKKADENLQTQL
- the fmt gene encoding methionyl-tRNA formyltransferase, which produces MSLKIVFAGTPQFAVPTLRALIDSSHRVLAVYTQPDRPSGRGQKIMESPVKEIARQNEIPIIQPFSLRDEVEQEKLIAMNADVMVVVAYGLILPKKALNAFRLGCVNVHASLLPRWRGAAPIQRAILAGDRETGISIMQMNEGLDTGDVLAKSACVISSEDTAADLHDRLSLIGADLLLESLAKLEKGDIKLEKQDEASATYASKIQKQEALIDWRKSAVEIARQVRAFNPTPIAFTYFEGQPMRIWRATVVDEKTDFEPGVLVDADKKGISIAAGSGILRLHQLQLPGKRVCSAGDFINAHGDKLIPGKTVFG
- a CDS encoding glycosyltransferase family 9 protein, coding for MGNVIRSIGILRLGALGDICLTVPLVRLLQKHLPQTEIYWIISRPLYSLVEGLSNVKFIVIDKPKTIADYWGCYLQFKSYYFDALLVPQATLRSNILCALTRAKVKYGYGKLHSRDLQRWFVNKTVTAKPEHLVESFLRFAEPFGIFDKEIDWRLPVEESDREWAKSQLASFPGKWVAICPGASKVERNWLSERYAAVVNQLKKQWDFNVVLIGGTSSLEKKMAQEISDQLDAPSLNLVGKSSLKRLTALLDEVDVLLSPDTGPLHIAQAMGTPVVGLYAVAPPEKTGPYFSQRWVVNKYPLAVKTILKKDPAKVSWHERVHSSNAMKLIEVSEVVSKLDELFSELFSKSG